One Deinococcus sp. LM3 genomic region harbors:
- a CDS encoding IclR family transcriptional regulator, translated as MASSSSLLSGAVDVLSAFDADHTEWRLSDLSRQLGVPTSTLHEQLLALCGTGLLVRVGRGRYRLGWRLLKLSSALYGSLPWYAPAHAAMERVARGTHCLAFLCVLDGEDRVLCVARSVQGRDGPPVAGELDFELPAHATASGKLLLALAGRPLPAGAPPFTAHTVTDGRAWEAQAAAIGRDGYAVTADEWAVGTASLAVPVREAGGRVLAALGVSLPTQALRGRDAPLRSLRDAADAVSWELGWRPE; from the coding sequence GTGGCATCATCCTCTTCCCTGCTGTCCGGCGCGGTGGACGTGCTGAGTGCCTTCGACGCGGATCACACCGAGTGGCGCCTCTCGGACCTGTCCCGGCAGCTGGGCGTGCCGACCAGCACCCTGCACGAGCAACTGCTGGCGCTGTGTGGGACGGGCCTGCTGGTGCGAGTGGGGCGGGGCCGCTACCGGCTGGGCTGGCGGCTGCTGAAACTGTCGAGCGCCCTGTACGGCAGCCTGCCCTGGTACGCCCCGGCGCACGCGGCGATGGAGCGCGTGGCGCGCGGCACGCACTGTCTGGCGTTCCTGTGCGTGCTGGACGGCGAGGACCGGGTGCTGTGCGTGGCGCGCAGCGTGCAGGGCCGGGACGGGCCGCCCGTGGCGGGAGAACTGGATTTCGAGCTGCCCGCCCACGCGACCGCCAGCGGGAAACTGCTGCTGGCGCTGGCCGGGCGGCCCCTGCCAGCGGGAGCGCCGCCGTTCACAGCGCACACGGTCACGGACGGGCGGGCGTGGGAGGCGCAGGCCGCCGCGATCGGCCGGGACGGGTACGCGGTCACGGCGGACGAGTGGGCGGTCGGGACCGCCAGTCTCGCCGTGCCGGTGCGGGAGGCGGGCGGGCGGGTGCTGGCCGCGCTGGGCGTCAGTCTGCCCACGCAGGCGCTGCGCGGGCGGGACGCGCCGCTGCGCTCGCTGCGGGACGCGGCGGACGCGGTCAGCTGGGAGCTGGGGTGGCGTCCGGAATGA
- a CDS encoding lycopene cyclase family protein: protein MTADAPLLSGPPTDALIVGAGPAGLALAAELTARGLSVRVTDPAPHAPFPATYGAWHDDLPGWMQDCAAHTWADVRVHTGPQPTPLLRPYTLLDNAGLRAALLGRAGPGLTLTAARVDGAVRMDGAARSGNGWTVQGTQDGQPARWKARVVIDASGHRPALLRQPDRHPDGAALQTAYGIVATFDRPPSAPGAAVWMDYRTPHGDPPADRRGGATFLYAMHLGGDRYFVEETSLIARPAPTRQDLEARLHARLRAQGTPPREILSDEWVSFPMNTAPPAPDGVLAFGAAAGLVHPISGFQVSGALRDAPAVADAIAGALRDGRDPAQAGWDALWPPERRAARAVHLLGVQALLNLPPRALPAFFAAFFALPPARWHAFLDPRTPPGPLARTMLRLFAHAPAHVRLPLARAALRHAGTSLHALNAAARTLTA from the coding sequence ATGACCGCCGACGCCCCACTCCTGTCCGGACCGCCCACGGACGCCCTGATCGTCGGCGCTGGCCCCGCCGGACTGGCCCTGGCCGCCGAACTGACCGCGCGCGGCCTGAGCGTCCGCGTGACCGACCCCGCCCCGCACGCCCCGTTCCCGGCCACGTACGGCGCGTGGCACGACGACCTGCCCGGATGGATGCAGGACTGCGCGGCGCACACCTGGGCGGACGTGCGCGTGCACACCGGGCCGCAGCCCACGCCGCTGCTGCGCCCGTACACCCTGCTGGACAACGCGGGCCTGCGTGCCGCGCTGCTGGGCCGGGCCGGGCCGGGGCTGACCCTCACGGCCGCGCGGGTGGACGGCGCTGTCAGGATGGACGGGGCTGCACGCAGCGGAAACGGCTGGACGGTGCAGGGCACCCAGGACGGCCAGCCCGCCCGCTGGAAGGCGCGCGTGGTCATCGACGCCAGCGGGCACCGCCCTGCGCTGCTGCGGCAACCGGACCGCCACCCGGACGGCGCGGCCCTCCAGACCGCCTACGGGATCGTGGCGACCTTCGACCGGCCCCCCAGCGCGCCCGGCGCGGCCGTGTGGATGGACTACCGCACGCCACACGGGGACCCGCCCGCTGACCGGCGCGGCGGCGCGACGTTCCTGTACGCCATGCACCTGGGCGGCGACCGGTACTTCGTGGAGGAAACCAGCCTGATCGCCCGGCCCGCCCCCACCCGTCAGGATCTGGAAGCCCGCCTGCACGCCCGCCTGCGCGCCCAGGGCACCCCACCGCGCGAGATTCTCAGCGACGAGTGGGTGTCCTTCCCGATGAACACCGCGCCCCCCGCCCCGGACGGCGTGCTGGCCTTCGGGGCGGCCGCCGGACTGGTCCACCCGATCAGCGGTTTTCAGGTGAGCGGCGCGCTGCGGGACGCTCCGGCCGTCGCCGACGCCATCGCCGGGGCGCTGCGGGATGGCCGTGACCCCGCGCAGGCCGGCTGGGACGCCCTGTGGCCCCCGGAACGCCGCGCCGCCCGCGCCGTGCACCTGCTGGGCGTGCAGGCACTGCTGAACCTGCCGCCGCGCGCGCTGCCCGCCTTCTTCGCGGCGTTCTTCGCGCTGCCGCCCGCGCGCTGGCACGCCTTCCTGGACCCGCGCACCCCGCCCGGCCCGCTGGCACGCACGATGTTGCGGCTGTTCGCGCACGCGCCCGCCCATGTGCGCCTTCCGCTGGCCCGCGCGGCCCTGCGCCATGCCGGGACCAGCCTGCACGCCCTGAACGCCGCCGCGCGTACACTGACCGCATGA
- a CDS encoding inorganic pyrophosphatase has product MSDAGGTWTGVVEWTAGTRERFVWRGGTLEPLRTERWNAPVNYGCLPGTLNPADDAEVDAVWLGAPLPVGTQLTLPPAGLLHLLDGDHKVIFAGPDAAPDPVAVQALLDWFPPERGAQLLGPEQAAAWLAGVGLTPPTSH; this is encoded by the coding sequence GTGAGTGACGCCGGCGGCACCTGGACGGGCGTGGTCGAGTGGACGGCCGGCACCCGCGAGCGGTTCGTTTGGCGCGGCGGCACACTGGAACCGCTCCGCACCGAACGCTGGAACGCGCCCGTCAATTACGGTTGCCTGCCCGGCACCCTGAACCCCGCCGACGACGCCGAGGTGGACGCCGTGTGGCTGGGCGCGCCCCTGCCGGTCGGGACGCAGCTGACGCTCCCGCCGGCCGGGCTGCTGCACCTGCTCGACGGGGATCACAAGGTCATCTTCGCCGGGCCGGACGCCGCGCCGGACCCGGTCGCCGTGCAGGCGCTGCTGGACTGGTTCCCGCCGGAACGCGGCGCGCAGCTGCTCGGGCCGGAGCAGGCCGCCGCGTGGCTGGCCGGGGTCGGGCTGACGCCGCCGACCTCCCACTGA
- a CDS encoding tripartite tricarboxylate transporter substrate-binding protein, with protein MNVKTAALALSALLSTAAPAAAQTLNLRVMAPASPGGGWDQTSRAIQTVLQDEGIAKPVQVFNVPGAGGTIGLAQLYNSRGDGNLLMTMGLVMVGAIQTNSSKVDLSRVTPIARLTGEYEVIVVPASSPYKTLGDLATAWKANNALAFAGGSAGGTDHMLVGLFAKAAGVDTKKMNYVPFSGGGETLAAVLGNQVAAGVAGYGEFEAQIKAGKLRALGISAPKAQAGIPVPTMKSQGFNVDLANWRGIVAPPGISSSQKAALVAAMDRMHKSKAWKDTLKTRNWTDLYMSGSRFDVFLKLEAVRTREVLKDIGLVK; from the coding sequence ATGAACGTGAAAACTGCTGCCCTTGCCCTGTCGGCCCTGCTGAGTACCGCCGCCCCTGCCGCCGCGCAGACCCTGAACCTGCGCGTCATGGCGCCCGCCAGCCCCGGCGGCGGCTGGGACCAGACCAGCCGCGCCATCCAGACCGTCCTGCAGGACGAGGGCATCGCCAAGCCCGTGCAGGTGTTCAACGTGCCCGGCGCGGGCGGCACCATCGGGCTGGCGCAGCTGTACAACAGCCGGGGCGACGGCAACCTGCTGATGACCATGGGCCTCGTGATGGTCGGCGCGATCCAGACGAACTCCTCCAAGGTGGACCTGAGCCGCGTGACGCCCATCGCCCGCCTGACCGGCGAGTACGAGGTCATCGTGGTGCCCGCCAGCAGCCCCTACAAGACGCTGGGCGACCTGGCCACTGCCTGGAAGGCGAACAACGCCCTGGCCTTCGCCGGGGGCAGCGCCGGCGGCACCGACCACATGCTGGTCGGCCTGTTCGCCAAGGCAGCGGGCGTGGATACCAAAAAGATGAACTACGTGCCGTTCAGCGGCGGCGGCGAGACCCTGGCAGCCGTGCTGGGCAATCAGGTCGCGGCGGGCGTCGCCGGGTACGGCGAGTTCGAGGCGCAGATCAAGGCCGGGAAACTGCGCGCACTGGGCATCAGCGCGCCCAAGGCGCAGGCCGGGATTCCGGTGCCCACCATGAAATCGCAGGGCTTCAACGTGGACCTCGCCAACTGGCGCGGCATCGTCGCCCCTCCCGGCATCAGCAGCAGCCAGAAGGCCGCGCTGGTCGCCGCCATGGACAGGATGCACAAAAGCAAGGCCTGGAAGGACACCCTCAAGACCCGCAACTGGACGGACCTGTACATGAGCGGCAGCCGGTTCGACGTGTTCCTGAAACTCGAGGCGGTCCGCACGCGCGAAGTCCTCAAGGACATCGGCCTCGTCAAGTAA
- a CDS encoding response regulator has product MTPTLPVRVLLVEDDLRVARVNRDLLERDPDVHVVGSAATCAQGDALARALNPDLILLDVHLPDGSGLGLLRHWRAQGLTTDVALITAADDEASVRLALAHGAFDYLIKPFTGARLQELLARHRARRQSGPTDTRLDQGRLDRLLGVSSLPPALPRGIDPHTLERVAQALADAAQPVSAEEIGEQVHLSRVTAWRYLEHLVRSGRAQLDHQYGQAGRPAKLYRAQRRPPSPP; this is encoded by the coding sequence GTGACGCCCACCCTGCCGGTCCGCGTGCTGCTGGTCGAGGACGACCTGCGCGTGGCCCGCGTCAACCGCGACCTGCTGGAACGCGACCCGGACGTGCATGTGGTCGGTAGCGCCGCCACCTGCGCGCAGGGCGACGCCCTGGCCCGCGCCCTGAACCCGGACCTGATCCTGCTGGACGTCCACCTGCCCGACGGCAGCGGCCTGGGCCTGCTGCGCCACTGGCGCGCCCAGGGCCTGACCACCGACGTCGCCCTGATCACCGCCGCCGACGACGAGGCCAGCGTGCGCCTCGCCCTCGCGCACGGCGCGTTCGACTACCTGATCAAACCGTTCACCGGCGCGCGGCTACAGGAACTGCTGGCCCGGCACCGCGCCCGCCGCCAGTCCGGCCCGACCGACACCCGCCTCGACCAGGGCCGCCTGGACCGCCTGCTGGGTGTCAGCAGCCTGCCGCCCGCCCTGCCGCGCGGCATCGACCCGCACACCCTGGAACGCGTCGCGCAGGCCCTCGCGGACGCCGCCCAGCCGGTCAGCGCCGAGGAGATCGGCGAGCAGGTCCACCTCAGCCGCGTGACCGCGTGGCGGTACCTCGAACATCTCGTGCGCAGCGGCCGCGCCCAGCTCGACCACCAGTACGGACAGGCGGGCCGCCCCGCGAAGCTGTACCGGGCGCAGCGCCGACCGCCCTCACCGCCCTGA
- a CDS encoding EAL domain-containing protein, with protein sequence MTQSGRSVPTPPGTLLGQLQALEAAMYHTPERSQGEIAALLRRAEAQGDRAARAQAHLLLAGCALYTGDLPAVLTQISHCLPLARELGDPQTEARALNGLGLGHDRLGQYDQALEAFLHSLRITQDTGDRMGSFRALNNLASLYTDTGNTTQALAFHRQALEIAEALRSPVMLASSMTHLIAIRDQMHRSEEVLTLAAEHLDVIRESGPPRWTSTVQECVSRALLRQDRPEEALRVALDDLNANRARQDLEAVCRQGVTAARALLRLNRPDEAEPLLRESLRISREARTRPQEALALEALAELFEQQGLHAQALSVAREHFDLERQMHAREVDARSQLLTAEIRLELLNREAEIERLRNVELAQANRALQETQQVLLHRATHDPLTGVANRAHFHQVTHDTLGSLECGQQAALIFIDLDRFKQVNDTFGHPAGDNLLQQVARRLGESVRGTDLVGRMGGDEFTVLLSRVTAREDVTLVAQKLADALARPFTLGGQRVNITASVGCAVAPADGTDAGALQQHADLAMYRVKRSGGNQVLHFEAQMGEPGERQQLERDLRGACERGEMRLHYQGRHDLCGRRLAGFEALVRWEHPTRGLVPPGQFIPLAEDSRAILNIGEWVLRESCAQAAAWDFEPRGLCMSVNVSPLQFELPDFVQTVRSVLEHTGLNARHLILEVTESLVMHDLERAQTHVRDLKALGVQIAIDDFGTGYSSLSMLQALPFDQLKIDRSFTNALTGPRGPRVTALMTAMIQLAQTLDMTVTVEGIETEEQRRILAGLGCDHAQGFLLSRPLPPTQAAELIPDATPAPS encoded by the coding sequence GTGACGCAATCAGGCCGCTCCGTCCCCACCCCGCCCGGCACGCTGCTTGGGCAGTTGCAGGCGCTGGAAGCCGCGATGTACCACACGCCGGAACGCTCGCAAGGCGAGATCGCGGCCCTGCTGCGCCGCGCGGAGGCGCAGGGCGACCGGGCAGCCCGCGCGCAGGCGCACCTGCTGCTGGCCGGGTGCGCGCTGTACACCGGGGACCTGCCGGCAGTCCTGACGCAGATCAGCCACTGCCTGCCGCTGGCGCGTGAACTGGGCGACCCGCAGACCGAGGCCCGCGCCCTGAACGGCCTGGGCCTGGGACACGACCGCCTCGGGCAGTACGATCAGGCGCTCGAGGCGTTCCTGCACAGCCTGCGAATCACGCAGGACACCGGGGACCGCATGGGCAGCTTCCGGGCGCTGAACAACCTCGCGAGCCTGTACACCGACACCGGCAATACCACGCAGGCCCTCGCCTTTCACCGGCAGGCGCTGGAGATCGCCGAGGCGCTGCGCTCCCCGGTGATGCTGGCGTCCTCCATGACGCACCTGATCGCCATTCGCGACCAGATGCACCGCAGCGAGGAAGTCCTGACCCTGGCCGCCGAGCACCTGGACGTGATCCGCGAGTCCGGACCGCCCCGCTGGACATCCACCGTGCAGGAGTGCGTGAGCCGCGCCCTGCTGCGCCAGGACCGCCCCGAGGAGGCGCTGCGCGTGGCGCTGGACGACCTGAACGCCAACCGCGCCCGGCAGGACCTGGAAGCCGTGTGCCGTCAGGGCGTCACGGCCGCGCGCGCCCTGCTGCGCCTGAACCGCCCCGACGAGGCCGAACCGCTGCTGCGCGAGAGCCTGCGCATCAGCCGCGAGGCCCGCACACGGCCGCAGGAGGCGCTGGCCCTGGAAGCCCTCGCCGAGCTGTTCGAGCAGCAGGGCCTCCACGCGCAGGCCCTGAGCGTCGCCCGCGAGCACTTCGACCTGGAACGCCAGATGCACGCCCGCGAGGTCGACGCCCGCTCGCAACTCCTGACCGCCGAGATCCGCCTGGAACTCCTGAACCGCGAGGCGGAAATCGAGCGGCTGCGCAACGTGGAACTCGCGCAGGCCAACCGCGCCCTCCAGGAGACGCAGCAGGTACTGCTGCACCGCGCCACGCACGACCCCCTGACCGGCGTCGCGAACCGCGCGCACTTTCATCAGGTGACGCACGACACGCTGGGCAGCCTGGAATGCGGGCAGCAGGCCGCGCTGATCTTCATCGACCTGGACCGCTTCAAGCAGGTCAACGACACGTTCGGGCACCCGGCCGGGGATAACCTGCTGCAACAGGTGGCCCGCCGCCTGGGCGAGAGCGTGCGCGGCACCGACCTGGTGGGCCGCATGGGCGGCGACGAGTTCACGGTGCTGCTGAGCCGCGTGACCGCCCGCGAGGACGTGACGCTGGTCGCGCAGAAACTCGCGGACGCCCTGGCCCGCCCGTTCACGCTGGGCGGGCAGCGCGTGAACATCACGGCGTCCGTGGGGTGCGCCGTGGCCCCCGCCGACGGCACGGACGCCGGGGCGTTGCAACAGCACGCCGACCTCGCCATGTACCGCGTCAAACGCAGCGGCGGGAATCAGGTCCTGCACTTCGAGGCGCAGATGGGTGAACCCGGTGAGCGGCAACAGCTGGAACGCGACCTGCGCGGCGCCTGCGAACGCGGCGAGATGCGCCTGCACTACCAGGGTCGCCACGACCTGTGCGGCCGGCGGCTGGCGGGGTTCGAGGCGCTGGTCCGCTGGGAGCACCCCACGCGCGGCCTCGTGCCGCCCGGTCAGTTCATTCCGCTGGCCGAGGACAGCCGCGCCATCCTGAACATCGGAGAGTGGGTCCTGCGCGAGTCGTGCGCGCAGGCCGCCGCGTGGGACTTCGAGCCGCGCGGGCTGTGCATGTCCGTGAACGTCAGCCCCCTGCAATTCGAACTGCCGGACTTCGTGCAGACCGTCCGCAGCGTGCTGGAGCACACCGGCCTGAATGCCCGGCACCTGATCCTGGAAGTCACGGAGAGTCTGGTCATGCACGACCTGGAACGCGCGCAGACGCATGTGCGGGACCTCAAGGCGCTGGGCGTGCAGATCGCCATCGACGATTTCGGCACCGGGTACAGCAGCCTCAGCATGTTGCAGGCGCTCCCGTTCGATCAGTTGAAGATCGACCGGTCGTTCACGAACGCCCTGACCGGCCCGCGCGGCCCCAGGGTCACGGCCCTGATGACCGCCATGATTCAGCTGGCGCAGACGCTGGACATGACCGTGACCGTCGAGGGCATCGAGACCGAGGAGCAGCGCCGGATCCTGGCCGGACTGGGCTGCGACCACGCGCAGGGATTCCTGCTGTCGCGCCCGCTGCCGCCCACGCAGGCCGCCGAACTCATTCCGGACGCCACCCCAGCTCCCAGCTGA
- a CDS encoding alpha/beta hydrolase, which produces MSTPAHSRRPAARRLLLGAGALALGLSLAACSRDGAQGFLNNLTSTGGLTVNRDVSYGPDGRNVMDIYAPQNAQGAPVVLFIHGGSWQGGDKDGHKFVGESLARAGYVAGVMSYRLAPQNVYPSYVQDAAQALKVLRADATGLGGNPDNLFVMGHSAGGFNAVEMVDNARWLAEVNVPVGSIRGVIGVAGPYSFDFRSFQSAVAFPKGATPDEVMPDRHVRADAPPHLLLVAQNDDTVAPQNGVNMERALRAAGVPVELKVLPGVGHITIIAAMSRPLTFLGDTRAQVIRFIEERRLK; this is translated from the coding sequence ATGAGCACTCCTGCCCACTCCCGCCGCCCCGCCGCCCGCCGCCTGCTGCTCGGGGCGGGCGCCCTGGCCCTGGGCCTGTCCCTGGCCGCCTGCTCGCGTGACGGCGCGCAGGGCTTCCTGAACAACCTGACCAGCACCGGCGGCCTGACCGTGAACCGTGACGTGTCGTACGGCCCGGACGGCCGCAACGTCATGGACATCTACGCGCCGCAGAACGCGCAGGGCGCGCCGGTGGTGCTGTTCATCCACGGGGGTTCCTGGCAGGGCGGCGACAAGGACGGTCACAAGTTTGTCGGTGAGTCCCTGGCGCGCGCCGGGTACGTGGCGGGCGTCATGAGTTACCGTCTGGCGCCGCAGAACGTGTACCCGTCGTACGTGCAGGACGCCGCGCAGGCGCTGAAGGTGCTGCGGGCCGACGCGACGGGCCTCGGCGGGAACCCCGACAACCTGTTCGTGATGGGCCACTCGGCCGGGGGGTTCAACGCCGTCGAGATGGTCGACAACGCCCGCTGGCTGGCCGAGGTGAACGTGCCCGTGGGGAGTATCCGGGGCGTGATCGGCGTGGCCGGGCCGTACTCCTTCGACTTCCGGTCCTTCCAGTCGGCCGTCGCTTTCCCGAAAGGAGCGACGCCGGACGAGGTCATGCCGGACCGCCACGTGCGCGCCGACGCGCCCCCGCACCTGCTGCTGGTCGCGCAGAACGACGACACGGTCGCGCCGCAGAACGGCGTGAACATGGAACGCGCCCTGCGCGCGGCGGGCGTGCCGGTGGAACTGAAGGTGCTGCCGGGCGTGGGGCACATCACGATCATCGCGGCCATGTCCCGGCCGCTGACGTTCCTGGGCGACACGCGCGCGCAGGTCATCCGTTTCATCGAGGAACGCCGCCTGAAATGA
- the sdaAB gene encoding L-serine ammonia-lyase, iron-sulfur-dependent subunit beta — MSLLDMIGPVMIGPSSSHTAGACRLGLVAHHLLGEEARSAVIDLHASFAKTGRGHGTHLALIAGLLGMRPDDQRLPHAFAEAQAAGLTFEFRDADLGDVHPNTARIAVRGDTQAVTVQGSSTGGGVIQVAQVQGLGVNFSAASPTALLRYSDAVGMIARIASTIAADAVNIATLTCTRDTRGGQALLAIELDQALSPEALAFLNRWPDVNWVRMLPKLMDG; from the coding sequence ATGAGCCTCCTGGACATGATCGGCCCCGTCATGATCGGCCCCAGCAGCAGCCACACGGCCGGCGCCTGCCGTCTGGGACTGGTCGCGCACCACCTGCTGGGCGAGGAGGCCCGCAGCGCGGTCATCGACCTGCACGCCTCGTTCGCCAAGACCGGACGCGGGCACGGCACGCACCTCGCGCTGATCGCCGGACTGCTGGGCATGCGGCCCGACGACCAGCGCCTCCCTCACGCCTTTGCAGAGGCGCAGGCGGCCGGGCTGACCTTCGAGTTCCGGGACGCCGACCTGGGCGACGTTCACCCCAATACCGCCCGGATTGCCGTGCGGGGCGACACGCAGGCCGTCACGGTGCAGGGCAGCAGCACGGGCGGCGGCGTGATTCAGGTCGCGCAGGTGCAGGGCCTGGGCGTGAACTTCAGCGCCGCCAGTCCCACCGCGCTGCTGCGCTACTCGGACGCGGTCGGCATGATCGCCCGCATCGCCAGCACCATCGCCGCCGACGCCGTGAACATCGCCACCCTGACCTGCACCCGCGACACGCGCGGCGGGCAGGCGCTGCTGGCCATCGAACTCGATCAGGCCCTGAGCCCCGAGGCGCTGGCGTTCCTGAACCGCTGGCCCGACGTGAACTGGGTGCGGATGCTGCCCAAACTGATGGACGGCTAG
- a CDS encoding tripartite tricarboxylate transporter TctB family protein, giving the protein MSDPTLPPTPPGAGARPGLSVPDLLVALGVVLLGALLLIGTLQIPFGINAVVGPRVFPLIVSVGTLLLGTLLTVNVLRGGRAEPAAEEDTDPDARPDLRQPALILGGFLLGAALLQPLGFVIGTAIMYFTVGFAFGERRAPLLAGVALIVALVTYVVFTRGLGLTLPAGLLNGVL; this is encoded by the coding sequence ATGTCTGACCCCACCCTTCCACCCACCCCCCCAGGTGCCGGCGCGCGGCCCGGTCTGAGCGTCCCGGACCTGCTGGTCGCGCTGGGCGTCGTGCTGCTGGGCGCGCTGCTGCTGATCGGCACACTCCAGATTCCGTTCGGCATCAACGCCGTGGTCGGCCCGCGCGTGTTTCCGCTGATCGTGTCGGTCGGCACGCTGCTGCTGGGCACCCTGCTGACCGTGAACGTCCTGCGAGGCGGGCGCGCCGAACCGGCCGCCGAGGAGGACACCGACCCGGACGCCCGGCCGGACCTGCGCCAGCCGGCCCTGATCCTGGGCGGGTTCCTGCTGGGCGCGGCGCTGCTGCAACCGCTGGGCTTCGTGATCGGCACGGCCATCATGTACTTCACGGTGGGCTTCGCGTTCGGTGAGCGGCGCGCGCCGCTGCTGGCGGGCGTGGCGCTGATCGTGGCGCTCGTCACGTACGTGGTGTTCACGCGCGGCCTGGGCCTGACCCTCCCGGCGGGCCTCCTGAACGGGGTGCTGTGA
- a CDS encoding sensor histidine kinase, whose amino-acid sequence MTVFSRRPDLQGRLVRLHLLVLCGMTILLVAVQTTHLYSEARARLGERALTASRIVARIPVVVQGAGAGVQNPELNARVNDLRLEAGADFIVVGNRAGVRLAHPLPERLGLPMEGGDNAAPLAGREVVSVARGSLGLSVRGKVPVWQDGRSGGTVVGVVSTGYLMPQVWQLVGRALVSLLPWFVLALALGTVGAVWAARRLRAEILNLEPEQIAALARQQRAVLAALREGVLAVDRAGQVTLTSARAARMLGDRAAPAALTDLWPELARVAAPAAPERLHNLELTLRGQPVLVNLEPLDGGGFVAVFRDRAEALALAEELTHARGFVDVLRAQTHEYQNRLHVLSGLLQLGRGDEALRVLNAEIHADAQFRQLLRDVQVPRLVALLAGKRERAQELGIDFSVTEGSSLGPQWERHADTLVSAVGNLTQNAFEALAGQPGRVTVLIGEDPEGMQIEVEDSGPGVPADLSGALYTRGASSKGEGRGYGLHGVMGRVQALGGQLRHTRRDGRTVFQLSLPAPTPPTLTVPDEPGVRSGP is encoded by the coding sequence ATGACCGTGTTTTCCCGCCGCCCCGACCTGCAGGGCCGACTCGTGCGCCTGCACCTGCTGGTGCTGTGCGGCATGACCATCCTGCTGGTCGCCGTGCAGACCACGCACCTGTACTCCGAGGCCCGCGCGCGCCTGGGGGAACGCGCCCTGACCGCCAGCCGCATCGTGGCGCGCATTCCGGTCGTCGTGCAGGGCGCCGGGGCCGGCGTTCAGAACCCGGAACTGAACGCCCGCGTGAACGACCTGCGCCTGGAGGCCGGCGCGGACTTCATCGTGGTGGGCAACCGCGCCGGGGTGCGGCTGGCCCACCCGCTGCCGGAACGGCTGGGCCTCCCGATGGAGGGCGGCGACAACGCCGCGCCCCTGGCCGGACGGGAGGTCGTGAGCGTCGCGCGCGGCAGCCTGGGCCTGAGCGTGCGCGGCAAGGTCCCGGTCTGGCAGGACGGCCGGAGCGGCGGGACCGTGGTGGGCGTCGTCAGCACCGGTTACCTGATGCCGCAGGTGTGGCAACTGGTGGGCCGCGCGCTGGTCAGCCTGCTGCCCTGGTTCGTGCTGGCCCTGGCGCTGGGCACGGTGGGCGCCGTGTGGGCCGCGCGGCGCCTGCGCGCCGAGATCCTGAACCTGGAACCCGAACAGATCGCCGCGCTCGCCCGGCAGCAGCGGGCGGTGCTGGCCGCGCTGCGCGAGGGCGTGCTGGCCGTGGACCGCGCCGGGCAGGTCACGCTGACCAGCGCCCGCGCCGCCCGGATGCTCGGGGACCGCGCCGCGCCCGCCGCCCTGACGGACCTGTGGCCGGAACTGGCGCGGGTCGCCGCGCCCGCCGCGCCGGAACGCCTTCACAACCTCGAACTGACCCTGCGTGGCCAGCCGGTCCTGGTGAACCTCGAACCGCTGGACGGGGGCGGGTTCGTCGCCGTGTTCCGCGACCGGGCCGAGGCGCTGGCGCTGGCCGAGGAACTCACGCACGCACGCGGTTTCGTGGACGTGCTGCGCGCCCAGACGCACGAGTACCAGAACCGCCTGCACGTCCTGTCGGGCCTGCTGCAACTCGGGCGCGGTGACGAGGCCCTGCGCGTCCTGAACGCCGAGATCCACGCCGACGCGCAGTTCCGGCAACTGCTGCGCGACGTGCAGGTGCCCCGGCTGGTCGCGCTGCTGGCCGGCAAGCGCGAGCGGGCGCAGGAACTCGGCATCGACTTCAGCGTCACCGAGGGCAGCAGCCTCGGCCCGCAGTGGGAACGGCACGCCGACACCCTGGTCAGCGCCGTCGGGAACCTCACGCAGAACGCCTTCGAGGCGCTGGCCGGGCAGCCCGGTCGGGTCACGGTCCTGATCGGCGAGGACCCGGAAGGCATGCAGATCGAGGTCGAGGACAGCGGCCCCGGCGTGCCCGCCGACCTGAGCGGCGCGCTGTACACCCGCGGCGCGAGCAGCAAGGGCGAGGGCCGCGGCTACGGCCTGCACGGCGTCATGGGGCGCGTGCAGGCGCTCGGCGGGCAGCTGCGCCACACCCGCCGCGACGGCCGCACCGTGTTCCAGCTGAGCCTCCCGGCCCCCACGCCGCCCACCCTGACCGTCCCCGACGAACCCGGCGTCCGGAGCGGCCCGTGA